Proteins from one Malaya genurostris strain Urasoe2022 chromosome 2, Malgen_1.1, whole genome shotgun sequence genomic window:
- the LOC131430439 gene encoding protein arginine N-methyltransferase 9-like, producing MSSDEEILVGELKAVYDFVTRAKFRKAFGALQKLLQQKTPELTEPSRTVDDKDSLEELFLFVTSKYADQLEQEEKFQQVFELIEEGLELFPEHPELLNETGVRLQRYGRSQEASICFERVLLQDPKYLKAYQNLQNTKCELVERWHFRMLNDTVRNAAYRGAIQNQIKAGHAEVLDIGTGTGLLSLYALNCEGIRKVAACDGSEIMVQIARDVFGANGLSDRICLFQSFSQDLKIGDKFSLIVTETLDSGAFGERILETLIHAKRNLLLPEGRIIPSEVILHVTGYKSRALTASNILINEKFSQEFNLPSNCLISKEGIKCYDAEDVSRIKEIDDFVLVTDTVCAMTVDFNDLDCLERCQEGLEESQCELTCREDDILDGFVVWFDLILDEENRICTDPWSNSCWNQAIFKLNQRLPVTKDQSLPLTISCKDGALAVSHNLNSMDNQTCIDEHVLEFLNDSDYYSKLTADIEELDDLEKVLDLSLFPYAGLKLLKEGKTSVLFCSDHAEDLIEFIANQNDIPMSAIMLISALPEAFLLSDYTLDLIILQPVDVFGQINSEQYCQYQSLYPKLKPTGSIVPSLVELHGSIIQSDWIVKCCRVENPELRQFHIDRYLSTLETENHLDLGPFTYENLSEPSKLADVHFDGNLHEVEKELLLKEPIDPTRIHAILYYYQIEFMPQQGYLSTQRVQSFAKRSAFIIPKDTFQSVAAGGGGGSGGGEGVGEETEMNENDEEGGQQSHRITVDKVNINVVQNHGVIKCNLH from the exons ATGAGCAGCGATGAGGAAATATTGGTTGGCGAACTGAAAGCGGTGTACGACTTTGTGACGCGTGCCAAGTTCCGTAAGGCTTTCGGTGCCCTGCAAAAGCTGCTCCAGCAGAAAACCCCCGAACTCACGGAACCTTCCAGAACCGTGGACGACAAGGATTCACTGGAGGAACTGTTTCTGTTTGTGACCAGTAAATACGCCGACCAGCTCGAGCAGGAGGAAAAATTCCAGCAGGTGTTCGAACTCATCGAAGAGGGACTGGAACTGTTTCCGGAGCATCCGGAGCTGTTGAACGAAACCGGTGTCCGACTGCAACG TTACGGCCGTTCGCAGGAGGCGTCCATTTGCTTCGAACGGGTGCTGCTGCAGGATCCCAAGTATCTGAAGGCTTACCAGAACCTGCAGAATACCAAGTGTGAACTGGTCGAGCGATGGCATTTTCGCATGTTGAACGACACGGTCCGGAACGCTGCCTACCGGGGTGCGATCCAGAACCAGATCAAAGCCGGCCATGCGGAAGTGTTGGACATTGGCACCGGCACCGGATTGCTGTCGCTGTATGCGCTTAACTGCGAAGGCATCCGGAAGGTAGCGGCCTGTGACGGTTCGGAAATTATGGTGCAGATTGCGCGGGACGTTTTCGGTGCCAACGGGTTGAGCGATAGGATTTGTCTGTTTCAGAGTTTTTCGCAGGATTTGAAGATCGGTGATAAGTTTTCGTTGATTGTAACCGAAACGTTGGATTCGGGAGCATTCGGCGAGCGGATCTTGGAGACCTTAATTCATGCCAAGCGGAATCTGCTGCTGCCAGAGGGGAGAATCATTCCGAGCGAAGTCATTTTACACGTGACCGGATACAAGTCACGTGCTCTAACTGCAAGCAATATTCTTATCAACGAAAAATTTAGCCAGGAATTTAATCTACCGAGTAATTGTTTAATTTCGAAGGAAGGGATCAAATGTTATGACGCGGAAGACGTCAGTAGAATTAAGGAGATCGATGATTTCGTACTGGTGACGGATACGGTTTGTGCGATGACCGTCGATTTTAATGATCTGGACTGTTTGGAACGGTGCCAGGAAGGGTTGGAGGAAAGCCAGTGCGAGTTGACCTGTCGGGAAGATGATATTTTGGATGGGTTTGTAGTTTGGTTCGATCTTATACTGGACGAAGAGAACAGAATCTGCACGGATCCGTGGAGTAACAGCTGCTGGAATCAGGCAATATTTAAATTGAATCAAAGACTCCCGGTGACCAAGGACCAGAGCCTACCGTTGACTATATCGTGCAAAGACGGTGCCCTGGCAGTCTCACACAATCTTAACTCTATGGATAATCAAACTTGCATTGATGAGCACGTGCTGGAATTTTTAAATGATTCAGATTATTACAGTAAGTTGACTGCGGATATCGAAGAGTTGGATGATTTGGAAAAGGTGCTGGATTTGTCTCTTTTCCCGTATGCCGGGTTGAAGCTTCTGAAGGAGGGCAAAACGTCGGTACTGTTCTGTTCGGATCATGCGGAGGATCTGATCGAATTCATCGCCAATCAAAACGACATTCCAATGTCCGCAATCATGTTGATAAGTGCGCTTCCGGAAGCATTCCTGTTGAGTGATTACACGTTGGATCTGATCATTCTGCAACCGGTGGATGTTTTCGGTCAAATCAACAGTGAACAGTACTGTCAGTATCAATCGCTCTACCCGAAGCTGAAGCCTACCGGGTCAATTGTCCCCTCGCTGGTGGAACTGCACGGTAGCATCATTCAGTCCGATTGGATCGTGAAATGTTGTCGTGTCGAAAATCCGGAACTACGCCAGTTCCACATTGACCGATATCTGTCGACGTTGGAAACCGAAAATCATCTTGATCTCGGTCCGTTTACCTACGAAAATCTGTCGGAACCGAGTAAATTGGCAGACGTTCACTTCGATGGGAACCTTCACGAAGTGGAGAAGGAATTGCTCCTGAAAGAACCAATCGACCCCACCCGCATCCATGCCATATTGTATTATTATCAGATCGAATTTATGCCACAGCAGGGCTATCTGAGCACGCAAAGGGTGCAGAGTTTTGCCAAACGATCAGCTTTTATCATTCCGAAAGATACATTCCAGAGTGTTGCCGCCGGAGGTGGTGGCGGCAGCGGCGGCGGCGAAGGCGTTGGAGAAGAAACAGAAATGAACGAAAATGACGAGGAAGGTGGTCAGCAGAGCCACCGGATTACGGTGGACAAAGTCAATATCAACGTAGTGCAGAATCATGGTGTTATCAAGTGCAATCTACATTAA